The following nucleotide sequence is from Limisphaerales bacterium.
GAATTCCTCCTCGTGGGTGGCCTCGGTGCCGCCGGGCTCTCGCTGCCGCGTCTGCTCGCCAGTGAACGCCCCGGCAAGCCGGCCAAGGCGGATTCGTGCATCATCATTTTCCTCAACGGCGGCGCGCCGCATCTCGATATGTGGGACATGAAACCCCACGCGCCCAAGGAAATCCGCGGCGAGTTTTCGCCTATCCGCAGCACGGTGCCGGGGATGCACGTTTGCGAATTGCTCCCGCGCCTCGCCAAGCAAATGCACCACACCACGCTCGTGCGCTCGATGCATCATAGCGTGAACAATTCCCACGCCGCCGCGGTGTATGCCGCGTTGACCGGCCATGACCGCGGCGAGATCGGCGGCGGCTTTCGGCCCGATGATTACCCCGGCATCGGCTCGGTGATGACCAAGCTGCGCCCGCCGCGCCGCAACGCGCTGCCGTACGTGTCGCTGCCGTACAAGACCAAGGAAGGCGCGGGCGGCCCGTTGCAACCGGGATTCCTCGCGGGCTTCATCGGTGCGCAGCACGACCCATTTTGGGTTTTGGAAGACCCGAACAAGCCGGACTTCCGCGTGCGCAATCTCTCCCTGCCCGCGGGCGTCTCCAGCCAGCGCATGAACCAGCGCGGCAATCTTCTGCAGTCGCTCGACCAAGCCCTCGCCCAAAAACTTCCTGGCGGCCGCACGCATCACGAGGCGATGACCGAGTTTCAAAAACGCGCCTTCGACCTCCTCACTAGCAACGCCACGCAGCAGGCATTTCAACTCGACCGCGAGCCCGCCGTTAAACGCGACGCCTACGGCCGCAACATCTACGGCCAAAGCGTTCTGCTCGCCCGCCGCCTGATCGAGGCCGGCACCCGCGTCGTCACCATGAGCTGGGCGCCCGACGCCAACGCCACGTGGGACACCCACGGCGCCAATTTCAAGAAACTGAAAAACCCGTTGCTGCCCCAGTTCGACGCCGCCGCCTCCAGCCTCATCGCCGACCTCCACCAGCGCGGCCTCTTGAAGCGCACCGTGGTGGCTGTGCTCGGCGACTTCGGCCGCACGCCACGCATCAACAAAAACGCCGGCCGCGACCACTGGAACAACTGCTACACCGTCATGCTCGCCGGCGGCGGCTTCAAGGGCGGCCACATCCACGGCGCCAGCGACCGCACCGGCGCCCTCCCCGCCGAGGCCCCCGTCACCCCCGGCGACATCGTCGCCACCCTTTACCAGCAACTCGGCCTCGACCACCGCACCGAGCTCTACGATTCCCTCGAGCGCCCCCACGCCCTCGTGCCCAAGGCGCGGGTGATTGATGAACTGTTGGGTTAAGGCCCAAGGCCCAAGGCCCAATCTCCAAATCCCAAGGAATAACCAAAACCCAATGCCCAAAAATGGGTCTTGGTCATTGAGATTTCCTTGGACATTGGGCCTTGGTCATTGGACATTTTCCAATCGCCACTTTCAAAACCACCCCCGACCAAACCGACCTCGACGGCATTGAGCGCGACTTGCGTTTCCACCCCAGCCCCGTCACCGAGCCCGCCACGCTCACCCGCGAACAGGTCGACCACTTCAACGCCGCCGGCTACGTCCGCCCCATCACCATTTTTGACGACGCCGAAATCGCCGGCCACCGCGCCTACTTCGACCGCCTCCTTGAGCAGACCCTCGCCGCCGGCGGCGACAGCTACTCCATCAGCACCGCCCACTTAAAACACGCCCGCGTCTACGACCTCCTCACCCATCCCCGCATCGTCGCCTGCGTGCGCGACCTCCTCGGGCCCAACGTCATCGGCTGGGGCTCCCATTTTTTCTGCAAACTCCCCGGCGACGGCAAACGCGTCGCGTGGCATCAGGACGCCAGCTACTGGCCCCTCACCCCCAGCAAAGCCGTCACCTGCTGGCTCGCCATCGACGACGCCGACACCGAGAACGCCTGCATGCGCTTCCTCGCCCGCTCCCACCACGACGGCCACCTCACCTGGCGCCCCAGCACCCCCGAGGAACACAACACCCTCAACCAAACCGTCGAGGACACCGCGAAGTACGGCACCCCCATCGACAACATCCTCCGCGCCGGCCAATGCTCCCTCCATACCGACCTCCTCCTCCACGGCTCCGAGGCCAACCAATCCACCCGCCGCCGCTGCGCCCTCACCCTCCGCTACACCACCCCCGAAGTCCGCGCCGGCATGGACTGGAACGGGAAAGGGGTCGTCGTCAGTGGGGAGGATGCTGAGGGCTACTGGGCAAATCCGCCGCGGCCAGACGATGAATGACCAATGACCAAACCCCCAAGACCCAAGGATTGACCGAATCCCAATGTCCAACTAATCTTGGGCATTGAATCATTGGGAATTCCTTGGACATTGGTCCTTGGTCATTTCCCCCATGCCTTTCCCCTCCCAAGCTTCCTTCATCACCGGCGCCGTGCTGCCCGTGGATGGCGGCTATCTTACCACCTGATTTTTTGACCATGTACAAACGCCCCCTGCAAACCCCCATGGCACTGGCTGATCTTGTGGAGACGGCCATCCCGGAAGACGAACGACTCTGGGTGCCTCAGAGTGATACGGTGGATTTTCGTCCGCTACTTTTCAACACCACCAACGGCGAATGGATCAATCTGCTGCGCGTGCGCGGCGGCGGTCAATTGGGACGGCATCGGCATGCCTCGCCGGTGTACGGGTTTGTGCTCAAAGGCACGTGGCGTTATCTGGAGCATGACTGGGTGGCGCGCGAGGGGATGTTTGTCTATGAACCGCCCGGCGAAATCCACACGCTCGTCGTCGAGGAAGGCGCGGAACCGATGATCACGCTCTTTCACGTGCTCGGTTCAGTGATTTATTACGACGAACACGACCACCCCACCGGCCATGATGATGTGCATGTGAAACTCGAGCTGGCCCGGGCGCATTACGAGAAGGTCGGCCTGGGCGCCGAGGTGGCGGAGGCGTTGATTCGTTAACGCGGCTTGTCAAACGAGCGTCAGTCACTCGGGTTCGACCTCGAGCCGTGGGAGCCTATAACTTCCAGTGCCAGGCCCCGTTTTCCACAATCCAAATTTGTGGTTTTTCATCCTTCTTCCACTCCCCGTTGACGCGGTGGCTGGTGTTCACCGTTGCCTGGGTGAGATCTGCATTCAACTGGATGTCATCAATTCGAAAGTCCGCTTTCTTTAATCCGCCCAATCCAACCATCACACGAATCCCGCCCCAAGTCAGGCCGATCTTCGGGCCATCCGCCTGCGTCTGGGAATCGGTCACGGCTTTGAAGGATTCAAATTTATCCGCCAAAATCGCATCCACACCCTGATCATACCGCGCTTGAATATCGGCCTTGGCTTGGCGCTCGGCCTCAACCTTGGCTTGGCGCTCGGCTGATTCACGAGCCTGCCGGGCCTCCTCCGCCAACTGCGCCGCTTTTTCTTCTGCCGAAGGCCCGCAACCCACCGCGTAGGTGAGCAGCACCACAAATAGTAACAACTGTTTCATAATCAACGGGAATACGCGGCAAAACCTGTCTGGTTACAATCCGGTGACACCCCTTCCAGATGAACAAATAATTGCAATCGTGCCACCATTCAAGTGCAGATTGTGGCGTGGTCACCATTGCCCTCTCGCGCTAAACTCGAGCTGGCCCGGGCGCATTACGAGAAGGTCGGCCTGGGCGCCGAAGTGGCGGAGGCATTGATTCGTTAACGCGGCTTGTCAAACGCCCACCGCTCGCTAGACTTTTCCCCAAGCAAATAATGAAAAAGACACTGATTCTCTTTGGCCTCACCCTCGGCCTGAATATGGTTGCCGCACCCGGTTTGTGGACGGATGCGAAGGACAAAACGTTGCCCGCGGATTTCAAGATCCAAGGGGAATACATCGGCGACCTTTCGTGCGGCTGCGATGTGGGCGCGCAGGTGATCGCGCTGGGCGGCGGCGAGTTTCAGCTCGTGCTGTACCCGGGCGGTCTGCCCGGCGATGGCTGGGATCGCGGGGATGATCGGTCATTGTTTGCCGGCAAACTGAACGGCAATAAGGCCGTGTTCACCGACGCGATCGGCAAGCGCCGTTATCTTGGCAACGGCGCAAATGAATTCAGCGCCACCAGCCAGTACCCGCCCAAGGGCCAGAAGGAAGGCAAGGCCGTGATTGAAAACGGCAAGCTCACCGGTTCCTACGGCAAGAAGACCTTTGAACTGAAACGTCTGGAACGCAAGAGCCCCTCCCTCGGTGCCAAGGCACCCAAGGGCGCTATTGTGCTGTTCGACGGCACGGGCAAAGGCGAATGGCAGGGTGGCCGTCTGGACGAGCAGACCAAGCTGCTGAACACCGACGGGCGCGATATCAAAACGGCCCGCAAATTTCAAAACTACACCATGCACGTGGAATTCCTGCTGCCCTTCAAGCCCGCCGCGCGCGGTCAAGGCCGCGGCAACAGCGGCTTTTATCAGGTGGATCATTACGAGGTGCAGATCCTCGATTCGTTTGGGTTGGAAGGAAAAAACAACGAGTGCGGCGGCGTCTACACCAAGGCCGAGCCGATCGTGAACATGTGCCTGCCGCCGCTCCAATGGCAGACCTACGACGTGGAATTCACCAATGCCGTGATGAAGGACGGCAAGAAAATCAAAAACGCCCGCATGACGCTGAAACACAACGGCGTGGTGATCCACAAGGATCTGGAGATCAACGGCAAGACCGGCGGCTCCCGCCGCGATCCCGAAGGCACGCCCGGCGCCATCAAGCTGCAGGGCCACGGCAACCCGCTGCAATTCCGCAACGTGTGGATCGTGGAGCGGAAATAATTGGCGTGAAATTCACCCCCTACCGATCTGTTTGGCTTGGCCTGATACTGGTTTTTCTTTTCACTAGCTGCGTGGGTTTTCAGGGGTTCATCAAAAAAACCGGGCCAGAATATGAGGCCGAGGTGCGCGCTTGGCAACGGGTGATTGAGCAGCGCGGCGGCAACGGGATGTGGCTGGTGAACCGCGGCTATCGCACGGGCGATGACGTTGTGGCGCTTGCCACTTGCAGTGCGCTTTCGCACGTGGGGATTTTGGATGCGGAAAACGGCGTGGTCATCGAATCGTTATGGAATGGAAACGTGACCAACAGTCTGGCAAATTTTCTTGATATGTCGCATCGCGTGGTGCTGGTACAACCGGAAAGTTGGACGCCCGAAACCGGTCGCGAAGCCCTTGCCAAGGCGCGGGGTGAGTTGGAAAAAAAATATGACTTCGCCGGGCTCATTGGTTTACCCAGCACCAACCGCTGGTATTGCAGCGAACTCGCCTCGTGGTGTTGGGGGCGCGAGGCCAATCAATTCGGCCCGTGGAACGTCATCCACCCGCGCCGCCTGCCGAAGATGGGAACCGTCCTCTTTGACTCCGGCCCGCGCGACGGGCGATTGGACGAGTGAATCATCCCCCGTGATGTGGCGGTTTGGTGATATTTTCCTTTGCGGCTTTCATGTCCTCCGCCGCTGCACGTTCTTGAATCTGTTCCATTTGCTGCGTGAGCCGCCGCAGCGATTTGGCCTGGTCGATCACCGTTCCATTTAACAACTCAGTCAACTGTTCCAAATGCGCCAAAGCCGATTCAATCTTTATCAACCGTTCGTTGTTGCCGTCGCTCATCCGGCCAAATTGCCCTCATCCATTCCGCGAGTCGATTTGAAAATTGAATCTTCCTTGATTATTGAGAATTGATCCTTAAAATTTTTCCACGTATGAAATCAACTTTTTGGATTCTAATGTTCCTCGCCGTTTCGTTCACGGCTTTCGCGCAGAAAAAACCTTCGTACACGCCAGATCAAGCCGTCGCGCGAATGAAACTGCCGGAAGGTTTTTCGGTCACGCAATTCGCCGCCGAGCCGGATGTGGTGCAGCCCTTTGCGTTTTGCTTTGATGATCGCGGACGGGTTTGGGTGTGTGAAAATCTGAACTACGAAACGCGCAAGAGCGACACCTTCAAGCAAGGACCGAAAGGGCGCATTCTCATTCTGGAAGACACCAACGGAGACGGCCGGTTCGACAAGCGCAAAGTGTTCATCGACAAGATTTTTTTCCCAACCGGACTGCAAGTGGGCTTCGGCGGCGTGTGGGTTGGCTCGCCGCCCAATCTGCTTTTTATTCCCGACAAAAATGGCGATGACATTCCCGATGGCGATCCCATCGCGGTGCTCGATGGCTGGGGCCGGCAGGACCGGCACGAAACGCTGAACAGTTTTGTGTGGGGGCCGGACGGCTGGTTGTACGGCTGCCACGGCGTGTTTACCCACAGCAAAGTGGGCCGGCCCGGCACGCCGGAAAAAGACCGCGTGCCGCTCAACGCCGGCGTGTGGCGCTATCATCCCACCAAGAAGGATTTTGAAGTCTTCGCGTGGGGCACCAGCAATCCTTGGGGGCTCGATTTTGACAGCCGCGGCCAGGCCTTTATCACCGCCTGCGTCATCCCGCACCTGTGGCACATGGTGCAGGGCGGGCGCTATCATCGGCAGGGCGGCCGGCATTTTAATCCGCACATTTACAACGACATCAAAACCATCGCCGACCACGTGCACCAAAACTATGGCGGCCGCAAACACGAAGGCGGCCTCGCGTATTTTTATGCGAACGGCGCGTTCTCCGAAAAAAACAACCGCCAACGCAAAGGCGGCTTCGCCCACGGCGGCTGCCAGATTTACAACGGCGGCGCGTTCCCGAAGCAATATCACGGGCAAGCGTTCATGGGCAACATCCACCATCATATGCTCTACGTGGACAACCTCCAGCGCCGTGGCTCGGGCTTTGCCGGCACACACGGCGGCGATTTTATGCTCGCGCACGATCCGCATTTTCTCGGCTTCAATCTCGACACCGGCCCCACCGGCGCGCTGTGGGTTATTGATTGGAACGATGCCGACATCTGCGGACGCATTGTCCATCAACTCGGCACCGGCCGCATCTATCGCGTGTCGCACACCAACTGCAAGCCCGTAAAAAACCTCAACCTCGCCCAACTCAACGACAGCAAGTTGGTGGATTTATTAAATCACAAAAACGATTGGTACGCCGATCACGCCCGCCGCCTCCTGCAGGAACGCGCCGAAGCCACGCGCCACCAAGGCCCCGACGAAGGCATCTCCGCAACTGCGGCCGAAACGCCCGGCTTGCTCAGTGAAATTTATCTCAATCCCAAAGCCAACCCCACCCATCGCCTGCGCGCGATGCTCGCAATGCACTCGATGTTCGGCCTCAACTCGGAGATATTGCTCAAGCTGATGGTCGACAAGGACGAAACCCTTCGCGGCTGGGCCATCCAATGCGCGTTGGAAAAAAAGAAAACGAATCAGCTCACCCTCGATCAACTTGTGAACATGGCCAGGACCGATGGATCCAAATTCGTCCGCCTCTACCTCGCCAGCGCGCTGCAGCGACTGCCGCTTGATCAACGCTGGTCTCTTGCCGAAGCGCTCATTGCGCATGAAGCGGATAAAGATGACCACAACCTCCCGCTCCTTTACTGGTACGGCATCGAACCGCTTGTCCCCGCCGACAAAGCCCGCGCCCTCAAACTAGCTGCAACATCCAAAATCCCACTCATCCGCCAATACATCGCCCGCCGTATTTCCGCAAAATAAAGTTGAACGAACGGACCCGTAAGCTCGTCCCTCCATCGTGCTGAAACATGATGGCGCCCCAAAATATTTGGGAGGGACGAAATTGCGAGTCCGCAGCCACAATAATTTATTATGAAAAAAACAATCCTATTGCTCGCCGCCTTCGCTTTCGCCGCTCAAGCTGATTGGAAACAATGGCGCGGGCCGACCGGTCAAGGGCATGCGGACGCCAAACTGCCCACCGAGTGGAGCGAAACCAAAAACGTCAAGTGGCGCACGCCCATCCCGGGCAAAGGTTGGTCGTCGCCTGTGATTGAGGGCGATCAGATTTGGATGACCACTGCCTTCGAGACGGCTGCCACCGAAGCGGAAGCCAAAGAACGCCTCAAGAAAAATACCGGTGGCGTTCCGGTGAAAGTCCTTAGCAATGTGCAACTGCACGTCGTGTGCGTTGATAAACGCACCGGCAAACTGCTGCACAATTTTGAGGTCATCACCAAGAAACAGCCGCAGTGGGTTCACAAGCTCAACAGTTACGCTTCACCCTCACCCATCATTGAAGCCGGCCGTGTGTATTGCCACTTCGGCTCGTACGGCACCGTGTGCATCGACGCCAAAACCGCCAAGGTGGCGTGGCGGAATGAAAAACTGTGGGTCAATCACGAAAACGGCCCCGGTAGCACGCCGGTGCTTTGGAAGGATTTATTAATTTTCCACATGGACGGCAGCGACAAACAATACGTGGTGGCGCTCGATAAAAAAACCGGTCTCGAAAAATGGCGCACCGCCCGCACCGGCAAGATGAATGAAAACCCGCAGCTCAAAAAATCTTACGGCACCCCGCTTATCATTAAGGCTAACGGTCGCGACACGCTCTTTTCTCCTGCCAGCGATTGGCTCTACGGCTACGATCCCGCCACCGGCCGTGAGTTGTGGAAAGTTGCCTACGGGATGCTTGGGTTTTCCGTCGTGCCGCGCCCGGTCACCGGCCACGGCATGCTTTTTATGAGCACTAGTTTTATGCGATCGCAACTCCTCGCTGTCCGATATGAAAATACCGGCAAACCGGATATCGTGTGGAAATACAATCGCGGCGTCTCCAAACAGCCCTCGCCCATCCTTATCGGCGACGAGCTTTACTTTGTCGATGACAGCGGTGGGCTTGTTACTTGCCTCAACGCTCACACCGGCGACGTTCACTGGCGTGAACGTCTCGGCGGTAATTACAGCGCTTCCCCGCTGCACGCCAACGGCAAAATTTATTTCCACAGTCGCGAAGGCATCACCACCGTGCTTCAAGCCGGCAAAACATTCAAAGTCCTTGCCAAAAATAAACTCGACGGCCAACACATGGCCAGCGCAGCGGTGGACGGCAACGCCTTGATTTTGCGCACTGACAAGGCTTTGTATTGGATTGAAAGCCGGTAGGGCGGTTTCTCCGAAACCGCCGTGGCGCGTTCGAAGAGCACGCCCTACCTTGCCGCGTCATTTGAATGTCACCTGCGCGCCCGGCTTGAGTGCGTGCTTGGGCATTTCTTTAAATGAATGGAAATTGCGCATGGTTTCGAGTTTTTCGATGGTGTTTTTGCTTTCGTCGTACACACCCGTTTTGGCATCGAGCACGCCTTTTGCGTTCAGGCCCAAGTGCTTCACCATAAATGGATACATCGCTTGCCGTTTGGAAAGCTGATAGCCGTGGCCTTCTTTTGCGAAGTGGGTGTTCGCCGCTTTGGCTTCCGCGCCGTAGTATTTGTAAATTTTCCGGATGAACGGATGCTCTACCGTTGGCGTGTTCTTCGTCCAATCGCCGCCCACGGAAATGAGCTTCAACGGGCGCGGCGCGGCGAGTGCTGCGATCTCCGCGTTATTCGTTTCCAGCTGCTCGGTCTTGTGGATCGGCATGCCGCTTTCGCAATGGCAGCCGCCAAAGAAATGCGCGGACACCATCACCACCGGCACACTCACCGCCACGCGCTCATCAATCGCCGTCAGCAAAAATGTCTGCGTGCCGCCACCGGAACAACCGGTCACCCCAATGCGTTTTGGGTCCACCTCCGGCAGTGTCTCTAGAAAATCGATCGCCCGCACGCTGCTCCACGTTTGCAGCGTGAGCGCCTGCGGATGGCTGTGTTTCCAGCCGAGATGTTCCGAATCGCCGAAACCGATCATGTCATACGAAAACACCACCGCCCCCATTCGCGCAAGTGTCGCACAGCGATGTTGCTGATCCGGCCGGAGTCGTCCGCCCGCGGGGCCGCGCGCATGGCCGTGTGGACAAAGAATGCCGGGACGTTTGCTTTTGAAACCCAGGGGCCGGTATAAATTGCCGTACACAAAAAATCCCGGTCGCGCCTCGAAGGCGGCTGCTTCCACGCTGTAGCCGTTATAGGTGCGTTTGTTTTTGATGATGGCTTTAAGCGGTGTATGCTTGGGTAACGGATTGAGCTTCGCGCCCGTGAGAATTTGCTGCCGCACGGCTGCCGCGCGGGTTTTCCATTCGGCAAGATCGGAATGCGTGGCCGCAAGCCGCGCAAGTTGTTTCACGGCATCCGCTTCGGAATGATAATGGCCAACGCACAGCGTGGGTTTCTCCGCCGCACGGGTAGCGAATGCAATTAGGGTGAGGGCTAGGAAGAGGTGTTGCATCAGCTAAGGTTGGCAGAAGCGTTCCCTTCGCGCAATGGCTATTCCTTTGTTTGCTTGGGCGGGGCCAAATGTCGGCTCCGGAAAAATGACTTGTGCAGCTCAAGCAGGCGGCCGAGTTCCTGAATGGGCGTTTTGTGATCGGCCACGCGCAGGTCGATGTAGCGGTCATTGGCGCTGTTGTATCCGCCCTTTTCGCGCACCACCAATAGCGCAGCGGATTGTCGCCCGCGCTTGTCGCCGCCGGCGGCTTGCGCCGCTTCGAGTGCGGCCATCAGCCAATCGGCCAGTTCGGTTTCGGGCGTCTTGCGTGCGTTCTCAAATGCGGCCGCCATATTTTTCACCACCGCGTCGCTGGCAAGGATGTTTCCCTGCGCGGCAAAATGTTTGCCCGTCACGTGCCCCGCCCAATCCATACAGCGTTTGCCCGTGAAGCTGGCGGCGCGGCCTTTGGCATCCACGATGCCGAGTTGCCGAAACTCACGCCGCGCATCGGGCTTGGTTAGCGCGTTCACCACCTCCGTCGGTGATTTGCCTTTGGCTAGCAACTCCAGTCCATCAGGGCCGTACTCAATTTTCGCCCACGATTGCGTGGCCAGCGCGCCCACGCCGGCCTTAGCCCACGGCACTACCGAGCCCACGCTGAAAAATTTACTCTGCACCGCGACGCCCAATTCGCCGGTAGCCGGATCAAAGGCAACAATGGAAAACGTGGCAATCGGCCCCTCAGCGGCCTGTGTAGAGATACAAATGACACCCATGAACACAGATAAAATTTTGGCGAAGCGTTGCATGCTCGGATTGTAGCGCAGTCCCGGCCCGGCGCAATCGTTTGGTTGTAATTCTAAACGAAGAAGTTTTGACTCTTTCGGCCGGAAAGGTACAACAGGCCCACGTATGAACACTTCTCTCAAGGGCAAATGGGTATTGATCACCGGCGCGTCGGCGGGGTTTGGCGCGGAAGGCGCGCGGCACTTTGCGCGCGAAGGGGCGCATCTCGTCCTTGGCGCGAGGCGTGTGGATCGGCTTAAATCAGTTGCTGCCGAATGCGAACAGGCCGGCGCAGCCTCGGCGCATGTTCATGAATTGGACGTGGCCTGTACCGAGAGCGTCAACGCCTTCGTCGATTGGCAAAAAACGCTAACGCCCAAGCTTGATGTGCTGGTAAACAATGCCGGTGGCGCGCATGGGATGGACACCGTGGCCGAAGGTAAGGACGCCGATTGGGAGGCGATGGTGCAGTCAAATTTCCTGGGACTCATGCGCGTGACGCGGGCGTGTCTGCCGTTGATGGTGGAGAACCCCGGCAGCACGATCATCAACATTGGCTCCATCGCCGGCCGTGTGGCGTACGAGTACGGCTCGGTGTACTGCGGCGTGAAGGCGGCAGAAAAATCAATCACCCAAACGCTGCGGCTGGAGCTCAACGGCACTGGCGTGCGCGTGGGCACGCTGGATCCGGGACTGGCGTTGACGGAGTTTTCCATCGTTCGTTTCAAAGGTGATGAAGAATTGGCTGACAAACCATACGTGGGGCTCGACCCATTGGTGGCCGAGGACATCGCCGAAGCGATGGTGTGGATGGCCACGCGCCCGCCGCATGTGTGCATCGACGAGATATTAATCAAGTGCACCGCT
It contains:
- a CDS encoding PQQ-binding-like beta-propeller repeat protein; protein product: MKKTILLLAAFAFAAQADWKQWRGPTGQGHADAKLPTEWSETKNVKWRTPIPGKGWSSPVIEGDQIWMTTAFETAATEAEAKERLKKNTGGVPVKVLSNVQLHVVCVDKRTGKLLHNFEVITKKQPQWVHKLNSYASPSPIIEAGRVYCHFGSYGTVCIDAKTAKVAWRNEKLWVNHENGPGSTPVLWKDLLIFHMDGSDKQYVVALDKKTGLEKWRTARTGKMNENPQLKKSYGTPLIIKANGRDTLFSPASDWLYGYDPATGRELWKVAYGMLGFSVVPRPVTGHGMLFMSTSFMRSQLLAVRYENTGKPDIVWKYNRGVSKQPSPILIGDELYFVDDSGGLVTCLNAHTGDVHWRERLGGNYSASPLHANGKIYFHSREGITTVLQAGKTFKVLAKNKLDGQHMASAAVDGNALILRTDKALYWIESR
- a CDS encoding DUF1028 domain-containing protein, which codes for MGVICISTQAAEGPIATFSIVAFDPATGELGVAVQSKFFSVGSVVPWAKAGVGALATQSWAKIEYGPDGLELLAKGKSPTEVVNALTKPDARREFRQLGIVDAKGRAASFTGKRCMDWAGHVTGKHFAAQGNILASDAVVKNMAAAFENARKTPETELADWLMAALEAAQAAGGDKRGRQSAALLVVREKGGYNSANDRYIDLRVADHKTPIQELGRLLELHKSFFRSRHLAPPKQTKE
- a CDS encoding SlyX family protein yields the protein MSDGNNERLIKIESALAHLEQLTELLNGTVIDQAKSLRRLTQQMEQIQERAAAEDMKAAKENITKPPHHGG
- a CDS encoding DUF1501 domain-containing protein is translated as MNSRREFLLVGGLGAAGLSLPRLLASERPGKPAKADSCIIIFLNGGAPHLDMWDMKPHAPKEIRGEFSPIRSTVPGMHVCELLPRLAKQMHHTTLVRSMHHSVNNSHAAAVYAALTGHDRGEIGGGFRPDDYPGIGSVMTKLRPPRRNALPYVSLPYKTKEGAGGPLQPGFLAGFIGAQHDPFWVLEDPNKPDFRVRNLSLPAGVSSQRMNQRGNLLQSLDQALAQKLPGGRTHHEAMTEFQKRAFDLLTSNATQQAFQLDREPAVKRDAYGRNIYGQSVLLARRLIEAGTRVVTMSWAPDANATWDTHGANFKKLKNPLLPQFDAAASSLIADLHQRGLLKRTVVAVLGDFGRTPRINKNAGRDHWNNCYTVMLAGGGFKGGHIHGASDRTGALPAEAPVTPGDIVATLYQQLGLDHRTELYDSLERPHALVPKARVIDELLG
- a CDS encoding acetylxylan esterase; translation: MQHLFLALTLIAFATRAAEKPTLCVGHYHSEADAVKQLARLAATHSDLAEWKTRAAAVRQQILTGAKLNPLPKHTPLKAIIKNKRTYNGYSVEAAAFEARPGFFVYGNLYRPLGFKSKRPGILCPHGHARGPAGGRLRPDQQHRCATLARMGAVVFSYDMIGFGDSEHLGWKHSHPQALTLQTWSSVRAIDFLETLPEVDPKRIGVTGCSGGGTQTFLLTAIDERVAVSVPVVMVSAHFFGGCHCESGMPIHKTEQLETNNAEIAALAAPRPLKLISVGGDWTKNTPTVEHPFIRKIYKYYGAEAKAANTHFAKEGHGYQLSKRQAMYPFMVKHLGLNAKGVLDAKTGVYDESKNTIEKLETMRNFHSFKEMPKHALKPGAQVTFK
- a CDS encoding SDR family NAD(P)-dependent oxidoreductase, which encodes MNTSLKGKWVLITGASAGFGAEGARHFAREGAHLVLGARRVDRLKSVAAECEQAGAASAHVHELDVACTESVNAFVDWQKTLTPKLDVLVNNAGGAHGMDTVAEGKDADWEAMVQSNFLGLMRVTRACLPLMVENPGSTIINIGSIAGRVAYEYGSVYCGVKAAEKSITQTLRLELNGTGVRVGTLDPGLALTEFSIVRFKGDEELADKPYVGLDPLVAEDIAEAMVWMATRPPHVCIDEILIKCTAQAAIHKTHRETS
- a CDS encoding 2,4'-dihydroxyacetophenone dioxygenase family protein produces the protein MAAILPPDFLTMYKRPLQTPMALADLVETAIPEDERLWVPQSDTVDFRPLLFNTTNGEWINLLRVRGGGQLGRHRHASPVYGFVLKGTWRYLEHDWVAREGMFVYEPPGEIHTLVVEEGAEPMITLFHVLGSVIYYDEHDHPTGHDDVHVKLELARAHYEKVGLGAEVAEALIR
- a CDS encoding DUF1080 domain-containing protein; translated protein: MKKTLILFGLTLGLNMVAAPGLWTDAKDKTLPADFKIQGEYIGDLSCGCDVGAQVIALGGGEFQLVLYPGGLPGDGWDRGDDRSLFAGKLNGNKAVFTDAIGKRRYLGNGANEFSATSQYPPKGQKEGKAVIENGKLTGSYGKKTFELKRLERKSPSLGAKAPKGAIVLFDGTGKGEWQGGRLDEQTKLLNTDGRDIKTARKFQNYTMHVEFLLPFKPAARGQGRGNSGFYQVDHYEVQILDSFGLEGKNNECGGVYTKAEPIVNMCLPPLQWQTYDVEFTNAVMKDGKKIKNARMTLKHNGVVIHKDLEINGKTGGSRRDPEGTPGAIKLQGHGNPLQFRNVWIVERK
- a CDS encoding phytanoyl-CoA dioxygenase family protein, with the translated sequence MATFKTTPDQTDLDGIERDLRFHPSPVTEPATLTREQVDHFNAAGYVRPITIFDDAEIAGHRAYFDRLLEQTLAAGGDSYSISTAHLKHARVYDLLTHPRIVACVRDLLGPNVIGWGSHFFCKLPGDGKRVAWHQDASYWPLTPSKAVTCWLAIDDADTENACMRFLARSHHDGHLTWRPSTPEEHNTLNQTVEDTAKYGTPIDNILRAGQCSLHTDLLLHGSEANQSTRRRCALTLRYTTPEVRAGMDWNGKGVVVSGEDAEGYWANPPRPDDE